Proteins found in one Drosophila innubila isolate TH190305 chromosome X, UK_Dinn_1.0, whole genome shotgun sequence genomic segment:
- the LOC117794117 gene encoding tRNA-dihydrouridine(20) synthase [NAD(P)+]-like translates to MRLKNQQRLEYRGKLILAPMVRVGTLPMRLLALEMGADIVYTEELIDLKLIKSIRRKNPALGTVDFVDPSDGTIVFRTCSLETSKVVLQLGTSNPERALAVGKLVQSDIAGLDINMGCPKEFSIKGGMGAALLADPTKATDILRTLCSQLDIPVTCKIRILPDPLDTVKLVQQLAATGISAIGIHARTRDERPQHRPHPDVLRAVARAVDIPIIANGGSRDIHTYEDIYKFQSMCGADSVMVARAAQLNVSIFRKEGVLPMDTVIDKYLRLCVDYDNAPHNTKYCVQSILKELQETPRGKRFLQCQTLQQICEIWNLGDYCRRRQQELKHQGNIGRAGVLPSQGMSKRPKLDIVNNLSLEQTSDKFEGVITRNMAFLRSTYANDNQLPKTLLYVHAGRMGKEPPDYETHQNDKLFRSICGYDGQRYSSSFWEKNKKQAEQGAALVALLQLGQLREEALSDNGSLII, encoded by the exons ATGCGATTAAAAAACCAGCAACGGCTTGAATATCGAGGCAAACTGATCCTGGCGCCAATGGTGCGCGTGGGCACACTGCCCATGCGTCTGCTTGCCCTCGAAATGGGCGCCGATATTGTTTACACCGAAGAGTTAATTGATCTTAAATTGATCAAAAGCATTCGCCGGAAAAACC CTGCCTTGGGGACCGTTGACTTTGTGGACCCTTCGGACGGAACAATTGTATTTCGCACGTGTTCATTGGAGACGTCAAAGGTAGTGCTACAATTGGGAACCAGCAATCCGGAGCGAGCACTTGCTGTCGGCAAACTGGTGCAGTCGGATATTGCCGGTCTGGACATTAATATGGGCTGCCCCAAGGAGTTTTCCATCAAGGGCGGCATGGGAGCAGCGCTGCTTGCAGATCCCACCAAAGCGACAGATATACTGCGCACCTTATGCTCCCAGCTGGACATACCCGTTACCTGTAAAATACGTATACTGCCCGATCCACTGGATACCGTGAAGCTGGTTCAGCAATTGGCAGCAACGGGCATTTCAGCCATTGGCATTCATGCCCGGACTAGGGATGAGCGTCCTCAGCATCGGCCACATCCGGACGTCTTACGGGCGGTAGCTAGAGCCGTAGACATACCGATTATAGCCAATGGGGGATCCCGTGACATACACACCTATGAGGATATCTATAAATTCCAGAGTATGTGTGGTGCGGATAGCGTAATGGTCGCTCGTGCTGCCCAACTGAATGTGTCCATATTTCGCAAAGAAGGTGTCTTGCCAATGGACACGGTGATTGATAAATATCTCCGTCTTTGCGTCGATTATGACAATGCCCCGCACAACACCAAGTACTGTGTGCAGAGCATCCTTAAGGAGTTGCAGGAGACGCCGCGTGGAAAGCGATTCCTACAGTGTCAGACATTGCAGCAGATATGCGAGATTTGGAACCTCGGTGATTATTGTCGACGCCGGCAGCAAGAGCTCAAACATCAAGGAAATATCGGACGTGCCGGTGTACTGCCTTCCCAGGGTATGAGCAAACGACCAAAACTCGATATCGTCAACAATTTGAGCTTGGAACAAACTTCGGACAAGTTTGAGGGAGTCATAACTCGCAATATGGCTTTTCTGCGTTCCACATACGCCAATG ACAATCAGCTTCCAAAGACGTTGCTTTACGTGCACGCGGGTCGCATGGGTAAAGAACCTCCGGACTATGAGACGCATCAGAATGACAAGCTTTTCCGGTCCATTTGTGGCTATGATGGACAGCGCTACAGCAGTAGTTTCTGGGAGAAGAACAAGAAACAGGCTGAGCAGGGAGCGGCCTTGGTTGCATTGTTACAACTCGGACAACTAAGAGAAGAAGCGCTCAGTGACAATGGAAGCctaattatttag
- the LOC117794116 gene encoding mRNA-capping enzyme → MSMSQRERERGSGPLPNRWLYCPRKSDTIISERFLAFKTPLNESFQDKMPIECTFRPEMVFDYCKTIKLKLGLWIDLTNTKRFYDRSTIEERGAQYIKLQCRGHGETPSPEQTHSFIELVDNFINERPFDVIAVHCTHGFNRTGFLIISYMVERLDCSVEAALAVFANARPPGIYKQDYINELFRRYEDEEDAPQAPEQPNWCLEYDDSNGNDDVAGHDVSRKRRYDDSCSTSQQAAAAAGSGIFPDKDDDAADASANANGEDGGGEAGDASQSKKRRRELIVKNAAFMFGVPGVRHVADQPRLTGLQHKVQDWCKWQKNGFPGAQPVSMDRNNIKRLSEMPYRVSWKADGTRYMMLIDGRDEVYFFDRNNSCFQVENVTFVHGKNLHEHLDGTLLDGEMVLDKIGETITPRFLVYDIVRLAGRDVREEFFYPHRLDYIKNDVIGPRILAMKHGIINRALEPFSVRNKDFWDIRTSARLLGEKFSRSLAHEPDGLIFQPSQQPYTAGVCVDVFKWKPHELNSVDFRLKIITERGEGLLTKKVGFLYVGGHDAPFGRIQKLTKEIRELDNKIVECTRNQFGNWEFMRERMDKKLPNSFNTAVSVVESIKHPITKDYLLNFIANFGFRDDHTMMPPPTAQRR, encoded by the exons ATGTCTATGTCAcagcgggaacgggaacgtGGCTCAGGCCCATTACCAAACCGTTGGCTGTATTGTCCCCGGAAAAGTGATACAATTATTTCCGAGCGGTTTCTCGCCTTTAAAACACCTCTAAATGAGTCCTTCCAAGACAAAATGCCCATTGAATGCACCTTTCGTCCCGAGATGGTATTTGATTATTGCAAGACAATCAAG CTAAAGCTGGGACTGTGGATTGACTTGACAAACACGAAACGCTTCTACGACCGTAGCACAATCGAGGAACGGGGTGCCCAGTACATTAAGCTGCAGTGTCGCGGTCATGGTGAGACACCATCCCCGGAGCAGACGCACAGTTTTATTGAGTTGGTTGACAACTTTATTAACGAGCGTCCCTTTGATGTCATTGCTGTTCACTGTACGCACGGATTTAATCGGACTGGGTTTCTGATTATCTCCTATATGGTGGAGCGACTGGACTGTTCTGTAGAAGCAGCATTAGCTGTATTTGCCAATGCCCGACCGCCGGGCATATATAAGCAGGACTACATCAACGAGCTCTTTCGCCGCTACGAGGATGAGGAGGATGCTCCCCAGGCTCCAGAACAACCCAATTGGTGTCTGGAATACGACGATAGCAATGGCAACGACGACGTCGCTGGCCATGACGTCAGTAGAAAGCGTCGCTACGACGACAGCTGCTCAACCTCCCAACAAGCTGCGGCGGCAGCAGGAAGCGGCATATTTCCCGATaaagatgatgatgctgctgatgCGAGTGCAAATGCGAATGGGGAGGACGGCGGCGGGGAGGCAGGCGACGCCTCACAGAGCAAGAAGCGAAGACGCGAGTTGATTGTTAAGAATGCCGCATTTATGTTTGGTGTACCCGGCGTACGGCATGTTGCTGATCAGCCTCGTCTCACTGGGTTACAACACAAGGTCCAGGACTGGTGCAAGTGGCAAAAGAATGGTTTTCCCGGCGCTCAGCCGGTATCGATGGATAGGAACAACATCAAGAGACTCAGCGAGATGCCGTATAGAGTGTCGTGGAAAGCAGACGGTACACGATACATGATGCTGATTGATGGACGCGATGAGGTTTACTTCTTTGATCGCAATAACTCATGTTTTCAGGTTGAGAATGTGACATTTGTGCATGGCAAGAACCTGCACGAACATCTGGATGGTACGCTCTTGGATGGT gaaatGGTTTTAGACAAGATTGGTGAGACTATAACGCCGCGCTTTCTTGTATACGATATTGTTCGCCTGGCTGGACGTGATGTACGAGAAGAGTTCTTTTATCCGCATCGTCTGgattacataaaaaatgatGTCATAG GGCCACGTATCCTGGCTATGAAGCACGGCATCATCAATCGCGCATTGGAGCCCTTCAGCGTGCGCAACAAGGACTTTTGGGATATACGTACTTCAGCCCGATTACTGGGTGAGAAGTTCTCCCGTTCGCTGGCCCACGAACCTGACGGCCTTATCTTCCAACCCTCACAGCAGCCGTACACAGCCGGCGTTTGCGTCGACGTCTTCAAATGGAAGCCACATGAGCTGAACTCTGTAGACTTTCGACTAAAGATTATCACAGAGCGTGGCGAGGG TTTACTGACCAAAAAGGTTGGCTTTCTTTATGTGGGCGGACATGACGCGCCTTTTGGGCGCATACAAAAGCTTACAAAGGAAATACGTGAGCTCGataacaaaattgttgaatgCACGAGGAATCAATTTGGAAATTGGGAGTTTATGCGTGAGCGTATGGACAAGAAGTTGCCCAACAGCTTTAACACGGCAGTTT CCGTCGTGGAGAGCATTAAACATCCTATAACTAAGGATTATTTACTAAACTTTATAGCAAATTTCGGCTTCCGCGATGATCATACAATGATGCCGCCACCAACCGCCCAACGACGCTAG